The Bombus fervidus isolate BK054 chromosome 3, iyBomFerv1, whole genome shotgun sequence genome includes a window with the following:
- the Tspo gene encoding translocator protein, whose amino-acid sequence MPVKISWPVVAAVIYPNIGGWAGSYITRKNIKPWYESLKRPCWTPPNWAFAPVWTTLYCTMGYSSYLVWRDGGGFREAIVPLSIYGTNLILNWSWTPLFFGLHKIKWALYEIVLLWGSTVAMGMCFYHVNSLAGWLTIPYLAWTTLATALNYTIYKDNKPSIEPAVDEKKK is encoded by the exons ATGCCTGTAAAAATATCTTGGCCGGTTGTGGCAGCTGTTATTTATCCGAATATAGGAGGATGGGCTGGAAGTTATATCActagaaaaaatatcaaaccCTGGTATGAG TCTTTAAAAAGACCATGTTGGACTCCACCAAACTGGGCATTTGCTCCAGTATGGACAACCCTTTATTGCACAATGGGGTATTCTTCATATTTAGTATGGAGAGATGGTGGTGGTTTCAGGGAAGCAATAGTACCTCTTTCTATTTACGGAActaatttaatactaaatTGGTCTTGGACACCACTGTTCTTTGGATTACACAAGATAAAATGG GCTTTGtatgaaattgttttattatggGGAAGTACTGTAGCAATGGGTATGTGTTTTTATCATGTGAATTCACTTGCTGGTTGGTTGACTATTCCATATTTAGCATGGACTACTCTTGCTACAGCATTGAATTACACAATTTATAAGGATAACAAACCAAGTATTGAACCAGCTGtggatgaaaagaaaaaataa
- the Atg1 gene encoding serine/threonine-protein kinase unc-51-like protein Atg1 isoform X2 has protein sequence MEIVGDYEYNTKDLIGHGAFAVVFRGRHRKKPNFVVAIKSITKKSLAKSQNLLGKEIKILKELTELHHENVVALLDCKESNYNVFLVMEYCNGGDLADYLSAKGTLSEDTIRVFLKQLAGAMKALHAKGVVHRDLKPQNILLSHNCGKACPQPHQITLKIADFGFARFLQDGVMAATLCGSPMYMAPEVIMSLQYDAKADLWSLGTIVFQCLTGKAPFQAHTPQALKLFYEKNANLGPKIPPGTSPELSDLLMGLLRRNARDRMPFDEFFGHPFLQGSRESPSPVPAELPASPGTLAIQEGATAVTRSEPETTSPCSSPEDDFVLVPSDLSSDTDNNPNTQQVKYIKQTSREAVSPPRPCFLPISEPIPVPSQRSIAQPSSPSTNVRSGSSVVPRSQPISMKRSVDTHRSHAPDIGSLSPPSVQFVIGTPPSRRLSETPPPPNTWQVSPVARHSHTSSGTSPLRRSTGNNSASSPLLTGPLAVLGSPTSRAFQDNNNTLRHSPVIPFGTRAVTLPEISEAGSFQNLLPEVNPTITDDRPLTFFAPELPEETLLEREHNEILAKLNFVVALCECVCEVARTRAGPLGAPLGGIEQASTAATRRRAEQVILLVRALQWLSSGLNLATQQLNAGRLQPTTTVKEVVNTMNEKFRTCLSECKQLNSAGLLHQTGATADKILYNHAIQMCQSAALDELFGNPAECFQRYHTAQILLHSLSQHVSHSQDRALLIKYKDAVEKRLYVLQQQGYIYATDPT, from the exons ATGGAAATCGTCGGCGACTACGAGTACAACACGAAAGATCTGATAGGCCACGGCGCATTCGCCGTCGTCTTCAGAGGTAGACATCGTAAA AAACCAAATTTTGTAGTGGCAATTAAAAGTATCACCAAAAAAAGTTTGGCGAAATCACAGAATCTACTTGGGAAAGAAATCAAGATTCTGAAG GAACTAACAGAATTACATCATGAAAATGTTGTTGCATTATTGGACTGCAAG GAGTCTAATTATAATGTCTTCCTGGTTATGGAGTATTGTAATGGTGGGGATTTAGCTGATTATTTAAGTG CAAAAGGAACTCTTTCTGAAGATACTATCAGAGTGTTTTTAAAGCAATTAGCAGGTGCAATGAAAGCACTACATGCCAAAGGTGTAGTTCACAGAGATCTTAAaccacaaaatattttactcaGTCATAATTGTGGTAAGGCTTGTCCACAGCCACAtcaaataacattaaaaattg CGGATTTTGGGTTTGCTAGGTTCTTACAAGATGGTGTAATGGCTGCAACATTGTGTGGTTCACCAATGTACATGGCACCAGAAGTTATAATGTCACTTCAGTATGATGCGAAAGCAGATCTCTGGTCTTTAGGAACAATAGTTTTTCAATGTCTTACTGGGAAAGCTCCATTTCAAGCTCACACACCTCAGgctttaaaattgttttatgaGAAAAATGCAAATCTTGGACCTAA AATCCCACCTGGAACTTCACCTGAGTTATCAGATCTTTTAATGGGCTTATTAAGACGTAATGCTAGAGATCGTATGCCTTTTGATGAATTCTTTGGACATCCTTTCCTTCAAGGTTCCAGGGAAAGCCCTAGTCCAGTTCCTGCTGAACTTCCTGCTTCTCCAGGAACATTAGCGATTCAAGAAGGAGCTACGGCTGTTACAAGATCAGAGCCAGAAACAACCAGTCCGTGTTCCAGCCCTGAAGATGACTTTGTGCTTGTGCCAAGTGATCTCAGTAGTGACACAGACAATAATCCCAACACACAACAAGTAAA ATATATCAAACAAACTAGTAGAGAGGCAGTGAGTCCACCACGACCATGCTTTCTTCCCATTTCTGAACCAATTCCCGTTCCGTCTCAAAGAAGTATTGCACAACCATCATCTCCTTCTACAAATGTACGATCGGGAAGTAGTGTTGTTCCTCGCTCGCAACCTATAAGTATGAAACGCAGTGTGGATACTCATAGGAGTCATGCTCCTGATATTGGCTCTCTTAGTCCACCCAGTGTTCAATTTGTCATTGGTACACCACCCAGTAGAag ATTAAGTGAGACACCTCCACCACCAAATACGTGGCAAGTTAGTCCTGTTGCAAGGCATTCGCATACTTCCAGTGGGACGTCACCATTAAGGCGTTCGACTGGAAATAATAGTGCATCTTCGCCATTACTAACAGGACCGTTGGCAGTGTTAGGTTCTCCTACATCGAGAGCATTTCAGGATAATAACAACACATTGAGGCATTCGCCAGTTATTCCTTTTGGTACAAGGGCTGTTACACTTCCTGAAATATCTG AAGCGGGTAGTTTCCAAAATCTCCTACCAGAAGTAAACCCTACGATAACAGATGATCGACCATTGACGTTCTTTGCACCTGAACTTCCAGAGGAGACACTTTTGGAACGAGAACACAACGAAATATTAGCGAAGTTAAACTTTGTTGTTGCATTATGCGAATGTGTATGTGAGGTAGCAAGAACAAGAGCAGGACCTTTAGGTGCGCCTTTGGGTGGTATCGAACAAGCAAGCACTGCTGCAACGAGGAGGAGAGCGGAACAAGTAATTTTGCTTGTTAGAGCTCTTCAGTGGCTCAGTTCTGGACTAAATCTTGCAACTCAACAACTTAATGCTGGTCGGTTGCAGCCAACTACCACCGTTAAAGAag TTGTGAATACAATGAACGAAAAATTCAGAACGTGCCTCTCGGAATGTAAACAGCTCAATAGTGCTGGACTTCTTCATCAGACAGGAGCTACAGCAGATAAAATTCTTTACAACCATGCCATCCAAATG tGTCAGTCAGCAGCACTAGACGAATTGTTTGGCAACCCTGCAGAATGTTTTCAGCGGTATCACACAGCACAGATATTGCTCCATTCTTTATCGCAACATGTCAGCCACAGTCAGGATAGAGCCCTccttattaaat ataaaGATGCTGTTGAAAAACGCCTATACGTACTTCAACAACAAGGTTACATTTATGCAACCGATCCTACATAG
- the Atg1 gene encoding serine/threonine-protein kinase unc-51-like protein Atg1 isoform X1: MEIVGDYEYNTKDLIGHGAFAVVFRGRHRKKPNFVVAIKSITKKSLAKSQNLLGKEIKILKELTELHHENVVALLDCKESNYNVFLVMEYCNGGDLADYLSAKGTLSEDTIRVFLKQLAGAMKALHAKGVVHRDLKPQNILLSHNCGKACPQPHQITLKIADFGFARFLQDGVMAATLCGSPMYMAPEVIMSLQYDAKADLWSLGTIVFQCLTGKAPFQAHTPQALKLFYEKNANLGPKIPPGTSPELSDLLMGLLRRNARDRMPFDEFFGHPFLQGSRESPSPVPAELPASPGTLAIQEGATAVTRSEPETTSPCSSPEDDFVLVPSDLSSDTDNNPNTQQVKYIKQTSREAVSPPRPCFLPISEPIPVPSQRSIAQPSSPSTNVRSGSSVVPRSQPISMKRSVDTHRSHAPDIGSLSPPSVQFVIGTPPSRRLSETPPPPNTWQVSPVARHSHTSSGTSPLRRSTGNNSASSPLLTGPLAVLGSPTSRAFQDNNNTLRHSPVIPFGTRAVTLPEISEAGSFQNLLPEVNPTITDDRPLTFFAPELPEETLLEREHNEILAKLNFVVALCECVCEVARTRAGPLGAPLGGIEQASTAATRRRAEQVILLVRALQWLSSGLNLATQQLNAGRLQPTTTVKEDDYISVVNTMNEKFRTCLSECKQLNSAGLLHQTGATADKILYNHAIQMCQSAALDELFGNPAECFQRYHTAQILLHSLSQHVSHSQDRALLIKYKDAVEKRLYVLQQQGYIYATDPT, from the exons ATGGAAATCGTCGGCGACTACGAGTACAACACGAAAGATCTGATAGGCCACGGCGCATTCGCCGTCGTCTTCAGAGGTAGACATCGTAAA AAACCAAATTTTGTAGTGGCAATTAAAAGTATCACCAAAAAAAGTTTGGCGAAATCACAGAATCTACTTGGGAAAGAAATCAAGATTCTGAAG GAACTAACAGAATTACATCATGAAAATGTTGTTGCATTATTGGACTGCAAG GAGTCTAATTATAATGTCTTCCTGGTTATGGAGTATTGTAATGGTGGGGATTTAGCTGATTATTTAAGTG CAAAAGGAACTCTTTCTGAAGATACTATCAGAGTGTTTTTAAAGCAATTAGCAGGTGCAATGAAAGCACTACATGCCAAAGGTGTAGTTCACAGAGATCTTAAaccacaaaatattttactcaGTCATAATTGTGGTAAGGCTTGTCCACAGCCACAtcaaataacattaaaaattg CGGATTTTGGGTTTGCTAGGTTCTTACAAGATGGTGTAATGGCTGCAACATTGTGTGGTTCACCAATGTACATGGCACCAGAAGTTATAATGTCACTTCAGTATGATGCGAAAGCAGATCTCTGGTCTTTAGGAACAATAGTTTTTCAATGTCTTACTGGGAAAGCTCCATTTCAAGCTCACACACCTCAGgctttaaaattgttttatgaGAAAAATGCAAATCTTGGACCTAA AATCCCACCTGGAACTTCACCTGAGTTATCAGATCTTTTAATGGGCTTATTAAGACGTAATGCTAGAGATCGTATGCCTTTTGATGAATTCTTTGGACATCCTTTCCTTCAAGGTTCCAGGGAAAGCCCTAGTCCAGTTCCTGCTGAACTTCCTGCTTCTCCAGGAACATTAGCGATTCAAGAAGGAGCTACGGCTGTTACAAGATCAGAGCCAGAAACAACCAGTCCGTGTTCCAGCCCTGAAGATGACTTTGTGCTTGTGCCAAGTGATCTCAGTAGTGACACAGACAATAATCCCAACACACAACAAGTAAA ATATATCAAACAAACTAGTAGAGAGGCAGTGAGTCCACCACGACCATGCTTTCTTCCCATTTCTGAACCAATTCCCGTTCCGTCTCAAAGAAGTATTGCACAACCATCATCTCCTTCTACAAATGTACGATCGGGAAGTAGTGTTGTTCCTCGCTCGCAACCTATAAGTATGAAACGCAGTGTGGATACTCATAGGAGTCATGCTCCTGATATTGGCTCTCTTAGTCCACCCAGTGTTCAATTTGTCATTGGTACACCACCCAGTAGAag ATTAAGTGAGACACCTCCACCACCAAATACGTGGCAAGTTAGTCCTGTTGCAAGGCATTCGCATACTTCCAGTGGGACGTCACCATTAAGGCGTTCGACTGGAAATAATAGTGCATCTTCGCCATTACTAACAGGACCGTTGGCAGTGTTAGGTTCTCCTACATCGAGAGCATTTCAGGATAATAACAACACATTGAGGCATTCGCCAGTTATTCCTTTTGGTACAAGGGCTGTTACACTTCCTGAAATATCTG AAGCGGGTAGTTTCCAAAATCTCCTACCAGAAGTAAACCCTACGATAACAGATGATCGACCATTGACGTTCTTTGCACCTGAACTTCCAGAGGAGACACTTTTGGAACGAGAACACAACGAAATATTAGCGAAGTTAAACTTTGTTGTTGCATTATGCGAATGTGTATGTGAGGTAGCAAGAACAAGAGCAGGACCTTTAGGTGCGCCTTTGGGTGGTATCGAACAAGCAAGCACTGCTGCAACGAGGAGGAGAGCGGAACAAGTAATTTTGCTTGTTAGAGCTCTTCAGTGGCTCAGTTCTGGACTAAATCTTGCAACTCAACAACTTAATGCTGGTCGGTTGCAGCCAACTACCACCGTTAAAGAag atgATTATATTTCAGTTGTGAATACAATGAACGAAAAATTCAGAACGTGCCTCTCGGAATGTAAACAGCTCAATAGTGCTGGACTTCTTCATCAGACAGGAGCTACAGCAGATAAAATTCTTTACAACCATGCCATCCAAATG tGTCAGTCAGCAGCACTAGACGAATTGTTTGGCAACCCTGCAGAATGTTTTCAGCGGTATCACACAGCACAGATATTGCTCCATTCTTTATCGCAACATGTCAGCCACAGTCAGGATAGAGCCCTccttattaaat ataaaGATGCTGTTGAAAAACGCCTATACGTACTTCAACAACAAGGTTACATTTATGCAACCGATCCTACATAG
- the Crcp gene encoding CGRP receptor component — MEVLKDCSAYLSNYEVLNILQNLKSNKKQKMKQNQLASITYQTIRYLEKTPCKRQTPEKIKGLLQALEPYKLTKCEKLTLLNMCPKTPLEIQLIIEDSEDRLTDDEVNSLLQVVGNFLGEDEQEG; from the exons atggaAGT GCTCAAGGATTGCTCAGCTTACTTAAGCAATTATGAGGTTCTAAATATtctgcaaaatttaaaatcaaataaaaaacaaaaaatgaaacaaaatcaGTTAGCAAGTATAACATATCAGACTATAAGATATTTAGAAAAGACTCCATGTAAAAGGCAAACACctgaaaaaattaaaggaCTTCTACAAGCATTGGAACCTTATAAACTAACAAAGTGCGAGAAATTAACTCTTTTAAATATGTGTCCTAAAACACCTCTTGAAATACAACTG attatAGAAGATAGCGAAGACCGTTTGACCGATGATGAAGTAAATTCTTTACTTCAAGTAGTAG